TTCCCAGGTTTGTGTGTCTTATCATGAGGAGCATGATAAAACCTGAGTTCAGAGGATTTCATGGTCATTGACAGTGTGTGTTTCTGGTTAAAGATAACCTTGACTGTTTCTGGCTGTCCACATATTTCTGGGAGCCAGAGCACTATGTGTTAACTTGGCCAGATTCTCTTTGGGGATCATGCTGTGGATGCAGCGAGAACACTATGGCTGGGGATAGCAGGCTGGTGTCAGGCAAGATTCTCCCTGTAGGCACAGTAGAAGAAACAATACCCATGTGGATGCTAAAAATAAAAGCCAACTCTAATGATTTGTGCAGTTTGTCTTTTGTTTTCCTGCACTGAAGTAGAGTTCAGCTGCTGTGCTTTGCCCTAAACGTTTCCAGAGAGTCGGCTTATTACAGAGTCGAGACAAGTAATTAAGGGGTCTCTCTAGGCAACCAGGTCGTAGTTATTTTTTCCTAAGCCGATAGTCTTGATGCATGTTGATATTTTGACTTTACTCTGGTGCACAGGTGTGTCTGCCTGATAACAGTTTAGCCTTAAGAAAGCCTAGCTTGCTTGAACTTGGATAGGCATCTCCTTGATTCGGGTAATGAATAAATGACATTTCTTCGTACATTATATCAATATCCTGGTCGCTGAAAGCTAACAATTATGCATCGCTACCTTAAAACGCTCTAGAAATACATTCTAAATTTAACAAATTGGACCTGGCCTTATTTCTACTAAATTTTATGGGAATTAGGAGGGCCTGTGGAAGGATGTGGCAAAACCCAAATTTGGGGACTGCATGTGGTGCACCTGTGCTTAAGTAAATTGGTGACAAAATATTTCAGATACACAGTACAAACTTGACTGTGAGCTCAAATGGAATCTTGTGTGTAGGTCCATTTTTATCTTTACAATTACGCCTTCCCCAACACCTTACACGAATCATCTGCTTTGAGAAAAAGTTCAGATGAGGAATACTCTTGTTTGGGTGTCTTTTTACCCATAGACAGACTTGTTTGAGAGCAACCAGGGACTTGAAGCTGGCTGTTAACTGCAGCTTAAAACCTTTCTTCAAAAGACTTTTCCATGCAAGCTTTCAAAAGAGtaacatgttgctggactataactcccctcatccctgaccgttgtccAAGCTGGATGCCTAGAGGCACAAAAACACTCCCATCCCTGACTTATGGGATTAGTCCTCATCGTGCAAGTTTTAGTTGCATGTTGTTGTTCTTGCTCCTTAAGACTGCTGCCTACGCAGAGCAGCAAATGAACTACAGTATGCTGAAACTTCCTTACCAGGCAAAATAGGTGTTCTACACTGCCATATGCCAATGACAGACTAGTACAAATACAAGGGGCTTGCTGGAGAGAGCAGGATGGCTAACCTGCggacctccaaatattgttgactTCCAATCCCACTCTTGCTGTATGCTTTGTAATTTCACAAGAGAGGAAAAAGATGTATTGTCTGCTTCAAATGAGCTTTCAGTTTTTGAACATGCAGCCCAGACCTTCCTTGCTATGTAATTTAGCCACTGTTGACAAAATGCCACTCTACAGAGTACCTCTCAAATGGATAAGTTCCTGTGCTGTATCCTTTCTGAGTGGTGGAGATATACATGCCTGAATCTACCCCCATACCAATAATatgctgtatattttaaaaaaccctgccaaCTCAGAGAAAGCTAGCCAGTTTTAGTCTTTCTAAAAATAGAAATTAAGTTTTTTGGAGGGAGAACTCAAGTCATATTAGGCATTTTAATTGCAGTGGTGCTATTCAGTTACTTGCATGTTTCCCTGGGCACCCAGTGTCCCCTCTCTGCCTCAAGAAAGTATTCTACTGTAGCCAACAGAGATGGTGTGTTGTTCCTGGTGCTCATGACAATTTACTCTAGTTTACAAACGTGCCTGTGGGTCGCAAACAAGCTGGCAACCAGAAGGTGGCTGTGGCAAATACAATCCAGAAGAGTAGCAAGTTCAGTAAAACACACAATTTTATTAAGTTATAAGGGGAGTTTATTTAAATCATCCTTCAGCTTTTTAAAACAGTCTGGCCTTTTTCTTATTACACACATTGAAAAAAGAATTCATACCCAATGTGCTTGATAAGGATATTAGTTACTTATTAGACAATGCAAAAACAAAATTGAAAAATTTTGCACACGTGATATAACCTTCAAAGCTGAAGGGCTAAGCTGCTACTTCTTGCAAATTTAAATGGCTAAGAAGGTGCTTTAATGGGCTGCAAACTTTAAACATGTAATGGGGAGGGCGACAGGGAAGCCTTTGGCCTCTAGGAAAACTCCATATCTGCTCTGATGGAGTTTTTTTGGCAACCTAAAGTAGATTCTGACCAGGTCTGGAGAGAATGGGTTAGTAAGTAAACAGCTTCACTTGAAATGATTTTCATACAAATTGGTACTAAAAAGCAGTGTAAAAGGGCAAAAACTACTCACTATTTTAGAATAGTCTcatttcctcccagaagcagaatAGCTTTTATTGCCCCCCTTCTCTTATTTCTCACTGGTCTCTGAACTTTTAAAAGCTTCCCTGGAAagtttgccttaaaaaaaaaaaaaaaaaagttccatttAAGGAGTTCTGTGACactggctgtaatcctatgcacaatcACTAAGCCAAAAGTTCCACTGAAGTGTGGTACTTCTTTCCAAGTAAGCACTCAGGACTGCTGCAAGATTGGATTTGGTCTAGTGGTTTTCTCTCCTTACATCAGTTTAGTGCAATTGTATGTTGAGATCCATCAGGGAACTGGGTTATAGTAATGGACTCGTCAGATCCCTTGATGCAGCCTAGATCCGTCTGGAATCTCACAGAGCTGTGGTTTGGAAGAACAGTATCCCGGGCAAGGAAAACCTGACTCCAGCAGTTGCTGGAATTATTAAGAATGGGCTGGGAGACATTCTGGCTTTAAAGGAAATACTATAAAGCAAACCATCAGGATTTCCAGCCTCTATAGCCCAGAGATGGAACCACCAactgctttttatatatatatatatagaatgaGTTTGCAAGCAGTTTCAGGTTTTATGGAGCAGGAGTCTTGCTCCAGCACATTTGGGAAAGAGAAGAATCAGACCGTTAACGCAGCAGTAGGGTTATGCTCAGTTTGCTATTGCATGACTGACAAACAGGAATTCACCTGGATTGAAGATGAGGCAATAACGGGGTTAGCATCTACACACTAGAAGGACCTTAACACTAAAACTCCCTCTAAAAAAAAAGCAGCAGTCAGGGTTTAAACAAGGCCATGTCTTCTCTGTCATAGTCACAGCACAAGTATCCTGGCCCTTTGGTTAGGGTCAACTTTCTGGGCACAAAGAACCTCCAtgcagaggaaaaaaagaaatcctaTCCCATGACTTGTGGAATGCATGTGCTTTATTTTACCACAAGTGCAGCAGATGCACACTATATCCTGGTACCGCAAGATACTGCAGGAAAAGTTGCATTTAAATTGGGCCTTtaaggcaaggaggaggaacaACTTTCCTGCATTCCTGTCACCAATTCAAATGTTAAATTCTATCGTAATCCAACTTGGACACAAACATTTAGTAAACTTGAGAGAATATGTCGCCTGTTTGAACATCCCACGTGCTCCAGATGACTCAGGAAAAAAAATTGAGTGATTAAATGCCGCTCTCAGAAAGAGCAATGCAGCAAAGTGGGAAAACAAGATGAACACGTTCAATTGCTTAAACAGGACCAAAATGGCTCCTCCACATCTGGAGGAACTTTGTCCTATCTTTCCAACAAGAGTGCTTATATATAAATGAAGGGAGCAGAAAGTCAGGAAACAAACATAACTTGTCCACATTACAAGAACCAACTGCAGATCTTCCTGACATTTTAAGATTGGCACCGTAAGCATCCCTTGAGAACCTGCTATGTTACAAGCCCCTCGCTCACTTAGCAGACACCCACCCCAGACATTACAGTCCTTGGATACAGCCCTCTGTTTTACAACAGGAATTGCACTCTAGCCCTACTTCTAGCAGCATTCCAGATTGCTCCCAGCGTGGGCAATTATGACAGCTTGCTGCAAGTGGCTGTATCTGGATGCCACAAGTAGATGGGACTAGAGCTGGTGTGATTCAGCATCCCTCCACAGTGGCTGATAAGACTCCTCAGCCATTGTAATTTTCTCTAAAAAATGCTCCATTTCCCTTCAAAATCAGAATTTCAGGGTAACTCGGGGACACTGGGCAACAAAGGAAGCTTTTGTGTCCTTGGCAATAGTTTGAGTAAAGTTCCCACTTTGGAACAGTCTGCCTGAATGGCTCTCTGCCCTTCACCATGCAGATCACATCATGTAGCAGCCACATTACTTCAGCCCAAAGTGCCAAAGACAAGAAACTAACACAATCATCGTCTTCTCTCAAAGATGGAGGAGAAAGGATGGACACAAAGCACCCCCTTCCTCAGCATTCAACAGAACAGCAGTACAAGCCAATGCCCCTTCTGTGCTTATCTGTTGCGTTAAAACTATCATCGGCTTTTTGGTAATACAGGATTTGTTTTCAGTAGAAATGAATCAACCTCGATAGTGTGTTAAGGGATGAAAGGTATAAAGTATGTTTCACAGCATAATTCTAGCAATAATTTACACTGTTTTGCCAATTCACAATTTGCTAATTGTCATTAACAGTGTTCAAAAAAGGtccttttttaataattttatatatttatatatatataatataaagtCTGGAAGATCAATATAAATACTGCTCCAGAAATTAAAAAAAGTGTTTACATCCCCAACTCCCAATATTATAACTCGGTGTCCTATTTGTAGAATCAtctgtaaaaatattttaacGGCGGAGAGGTTCAAATTTTCGCAGCTTCAGCGATGCACTGGTCAACAAAGCGTCCTGATTGGAGGAAGAATGGACGGTGTCCGGGGACTGGAATAATACTCTGCCCCGGTGATTAAATACATAAAAGGATGGATGGTTCCTTAATGTATCAAATGTCCTTAAACAAAAAGGGAAACAAGGAAAGTGCAATCAACACTGAATCATAACAATTAACAGTATTACTTTGGAATAATAGATTCTAAACTATAGTTAAAATGCCATAACCAATGTTACCTGCAGAGGTTTGGGGGGCAtgacacacattttaaaattcaaactCAGCCCCACACCCTCCCTTAAATTAAGCTTAAGAATTTCTACCCCTCCCTTCTAATGAATATGCCTCActtagggcagcttacaacaattttGCATCACAAAACCACCATGTCAAACAAAATCCAATGCAATGGAGGCAGGcagaaaagataaaaataaacttCATCTGAAAAATATCTGCCCTCAGACAGCAGTAGCAGCGGGTAAAGAACAAAGGGAACAGCACATTGAGATGGGGAAGGATGTTGGGGCCAGACTAAGGAGACTCCCCGTGCCCAGGTGATTATAATATGGAACTAAGTCTGATGGGATAGCAGGAGACAGAAAAGTGGCACAAGTATTGTCCAGGATATCTGAACTCCAAGACCCTGTTCTACCTGTTGTTTAAACATCTTCACTGCTGCCTGAGCAAGCCTACCTTTGGTTCCATCATcacaagagccctgttggatcagatctAAGGTCCATTTAGTCCACCATCCTGCTTACCACAATAGTgagccagatgcctttgggaccCCCCAAGCAGGAAAGGGGTATGAAGGCTACAGCCCTCCGATGTAGCTTCCCTCTAGCAACTACTTTCAGAGGGTAGACTGCCTCTAAGGATGGCGATTAGCCACTGACAGACATGCAATGGAGGACTGGCTTAAACTCTGCTGCGTATGAGGGAAGTTTGGAAAGTTGCAGCTTCTTGTTCTTGCAGCATTATGTGGTAACATCACGTGGGGAAAGGAATAAAAAGCAACGCAATAAACAAAGTGATAATGgcaggggaaagaaaaaaacctaCTTATTCTTGAGTTCTGAGGTGGCATCCATGTCTTTAAATTCTCCTGCAATATGTACTATTCCGTAACAGGTAACTGCAAAAGCCAATAGTGTTTGAAGAACTATCTGtaacagattaaaaagaaaataggTGCAAGTAAACCCTGCTATAACAGAATTCCCTTCTTGTCTGGTCTTAAATACCCAACATTTTGCGCTTTTCAAGCTGGGAACTCTTAAGGGTTTCAAAAACGTGCAGTGCAGGAGACAAGAATCCTAGTTTTGGACATGATACGCCTCAAGTTATTTACACAGCTGAGTGGACATGAACCTTGCAACTGCTTCTTCTAGCTTCCTAGGCACATTGTTAGAATGCTATGAGAAAAAACTGGACAGCGTGTTACACTGATGCTTAAAAAATATCATTTCTACGGCAAACATTTGAAATCCAGTTTTCTGAGAACTCCTTGATCACCTGTGAAAAGTAAACAGAATCAAACTATGAAAACTAATGTTAAGAGGAAGAATGCATTGGGCTGGAAGTACGATAGTGGATACCACACAACAGCTCCGCACGAACAAATACCAGCTAAATGCAGAGGGAGAGGTTGATTGCTCTGCAGAGCATGGGGAGTAAAGCAGAGGCTTTCTGAGTACTGACTAGAGAGAGTGGAGAATTCCTAAAGGAATGCTTTGAAGGGAGAAGGGAAAAATGCCAAATTCCGGATGAATCTCAGGCACAGTGCCGTGGCCACAGCATTAAGACTACAGATTCAAACTAGCAGATTAGGAGAAAGAGAACATGGAGACCCAACAGCTTATGGAGCacagcaaacaaaaagaaaaatcaagTAACTCTGCACTATCCACAAGTCAAACTGTGCAATTTGTTCCTGAATGGTTTGTTCTCCCACTGTCATTACTATAATTTAACCAGTTTAAATGCATTTGTGTCATCTTATGGATCAATCTGTTGGaactggggcaagagcaactcctgtttgggttccttTGTTtctgttccagaaggaagacagagttgGGTCCTCCAgccggctaggcttgcctacctttactggtgctcttctctacctaacttccttccgttgtaaactgatatgctcagggaagcttatctgcccctccttcctttgtcttcttcttcgactgtccgaggaaagaggagacatctttgtctttgctctctctcctgagccatgagggcaatacccaagtctgggcattgtgccccCAACttggttagttagaactaggaatgcctttcctatctatgtatttctataaataaagtagcttttcttattttactaagtcttaagtctcagtgatctaaatgcagggtaaaagcctgctacttagggtaaatacacacactggcacacacgcagctcagacgctgagtatctgcatatttccataacaccatGAAGTCAGCACTTTCATCACTGGAAGAAAAAGAACTTACATCTATTGGCAACGTTTCATCTTCCTTTTCTGTTAATCTCATATACGAGCGATCTGCAAAATAAAGACATGTtgataaacaaatttgatttccTTTGTTAAACTCAGAGTACTGAAAGGTCACACCTCTGCTCCACTACAGGTGCTAAGTCCATGTGAAACCCACCTCCTGCTTGTCTCCATAGTTTCAGGCTATTAATCTGATCATCAAAGCCTGCCTTGATGAATGAACTCCTCTCCATAGTACAGCAAGAGAAATGTGTCCAGCAGGTACAACTTAGTAATGCATGAGAGTAGGTGGTAACTCTCTAGGTATGTAtctagaagctgccttatacagaatcagatcttcggtccatctagttcaatactgtCTAAGCtgccaggcagtggctctccagggcttcagacgggTCTTACCCATACCTACATGGATTTGTCAGGGATTGAATCGagatctgcatgcaaagtagatgcatCCTCTAGTTTGTCACAATTGGAAGTCACTGCTTGTAACAGTGATACATCACTACCCAAACTAAATTCTCCAGTACAAACTGACTGTCTGATCCAGAAATACGAGTTTGTGCAAGTTTACAGTGCAGTTCCACAACTAAGCTGAGAGGGATAACAAGAACACAACTGCTATGCCAGTATTCTCTCATGTCATTGTCTAGGTAGCAGTACAAATATTTAAGGTCTGGGTGAGAATTTAGTACAACTAGTTACAACAGTGTGCAAGGCACTGTCCATATCCACAGATAATAAAAAGGCACAGACTCCTCAGGACTTCACATCACTTGCCTTCAATCAAGGTATTTTATGGACTGTTCCACTACTTTATGAACAATTAGTTATGGATTTCTAAATCAGTCTTTGAGGCCAAGGTTTGGCAGCATGCCAACTATCTAGCCACTACAATCCATCTTGTGACAAACAGAATTCCAGGGCAGGCCCATGGAATTATCAGTCCAGCCGTTCATTCATTTATGTTACTTATACACCATCCTTGATATTTACCCCCGGGTAGTACACAATGCAgtttaaaacaatgaaaagtaataAACATAGCATCATGCACAtataaaacagcaattaaaaaagcaaaataaaaacttacagaattttaaaatacaacttcCTCCAATAATACTTTGTATTATACTCCACAACTGTGGTGCCACACATGAAGAAACCCCCTTTTATTATCACCCCCTTTATCTTTgaagatgatagcactcttgagaGGGGCCTTGGTGGAAGATTTTAGTGCTCAGACAGGGACATCTGGGACAAGACGGACCTTAAGGTGTTTCAAGCCATGATGAGTCTTCAAggccaaaatcagaaccttgaattgggctcataaGTAAACCAATATAGATATCTCAAAA
The DNA window shown above is from Rhineura floridana isolate rRhiFlo1 chromosome 16, rRhiFlo1.hap2, whole genome shotgun sequence and carries:
- the MMGT1 gene encoding ER membrane protein complex subunit 5, whose product is MMAAASLWKGLVGVGLFALAHAAFSAAQHRSYMRLTEKEDETLPIDIVLQTLLAFAVTCYGIVHIAGEFKDMDATSELKNKTFDTLRNHPSFYVFNHRGRVLFQSPDTVHSSSNQDALLTSASLKLRKFEPLRR